Proteins from a single region of Chromobacterium sp. ATCC 53434:
- a CDS encoding ABC transporter ATP-binding protein has translation MKNATDSPFASLLSLLAGYRLKLGVAVLLAIAAAGLELLPYGLLCASFGLLLAGAGADAFLRLCLWLALALAGKYLLYSIAYFLSHGAAYQILMQTRQRLARRMAWAPLPWLQRHGSGELKKLLMQDVERLEQFIAHHLVEMAAALAAPALTAAVLVWLDWRLALAALATLPLAILFQTFALGDMDARMHRYQQAVADLNNASVEYLRGIAVMRAFRQDARSSERMRGALRRYGELIEGVTRGTVPGWSVFMVLLNANIVFLLPLGLWLLQRGEIDLSGLLLAVLLGNGMLKPLFKLMRFQGQIREILDGVARMLPLLALRPPEAGDGGSPDGRDVALEGVSFRYGERAALRDCTLSAPAGSMTALVGPSGAGKSTVAALLGGLIEAQQGRVRIGGADLAGLDEARRAGLVAVASQHPFLFRGSLLDNLKLANPNADEAALRRALRIAQAEELVDALPDGVNCVVGERGDGLSGGERQRIAIARALLADTPVLVLDECTAFADSRTEQRFFRQLREECSGKTLLVIAHRLYTISDADRIVVLDGGEAVDAGRHDELLERCSLYRDMWQAQALAESWALAGTEGAVAMEDGHA, from the coding sequence ATGAAAAACGCGACCGATTCCCCGTTCGCCAGCCTGCTGTCCCTGCTTGCCGGATACCGGCTGAAGCTGGGGGTGGCCGTCTTGCTGGCCATCGCCGCCGCTGGACTGGAATTGCTGCCCTACGGATTGTTGTGCGCCTCGTTCGGCCTCTTGCTGGCCGGCGCCGGCGCGGACGCCTTCCTGCGGTTGTGCCTGTGGCTGGCGCTGGCGCTGGCCGGCAAGTACCTGCTTTATTCCATCGCCTACTTCCTCAGCCATGGCGCCGCCTACCAGATCTTGATGCAGACCCGGCAGCGGCTGGCGCGGCGGATGGCCTGGGCGCCGCTGCCTTGGCTGCAGCGGCACGGTTCCGGCGAGTTGAAGAAGTTGCTGATGCAGGATGTGGAGCGGCTGGAGCAGTTCATCGCCCATCATCTGGTCGAGATGGCGGCGGCGCTGGCGGCGCCGGCGCTGACGGCCGCGGTGCTGGTATGGCTGGACTGGCGGCTGGCGCTGGCGGCGCTGGCCACCCTGCCGCTGGCCATACTGTTCCAGACCTTTGCGCTGGGCGACATGGACGCGCGAATGCACCGGTACCAACAGGCGGTCGCCGACTTGAACAACGCCTCTGTGGAGTATCTGCGCGGCATCGCCGTGATGCGCGCTTTTCGGCAGGACGCCCGCTCGTCAGAGCGGATGCGCGGCGCCTTGCGACGCTACGGCGAGCTGATCGAGGGCGTGACGCGCGGCACGGTGCCGGGCTGGTCGGTGTTCATGGTGCTGCTGAACGCCAATATCGTGTTTCTGCTGCCGCTGGGTCTGTGGCTGCTGCAGCGCGGCGAGATCGATCTGTCCGGCCTGTTGCTGGCCGTGTTGCTGGGCAACGGCATGCTGAAGCCGCTGTTCAAACTGATGCGTTTCCAGGGCCAGATACGCGAAATCCTCGATGGCGTTGCCCGCATGCTGCCGTTGCTGGCCCTGCGTCCGCCCGAGGCCGGCGACGGCGGCTCGCCCGACGGTCGCGACGTGGCGTTGGAGGGCGTCAGCTTCCGCTACGGCGAGCGCGCCGCGCTGCGCGACTGCACGCTGAGCGCTCCGGCCGGGAGCATGACGGCGCTGGTTGGCCCGTCCGGCGCCGGCAAGAGCACGGTGGCGGCCTTGCTGGGCGGCCTGATCGAGGCGCAGCAGGGCAGGGTTCGGATAGGCGGCGCCGATCTGGCCGGGCTGGACGAGGCCCGGCGAGCCGGCCTGGTCGCGGTGGCGTCGCAGCATCCCTTCCTGTTCCGCGGCAGCCTGCTGGACAATCTGAAGCTGGCCAATCCCAACGCCGACGAAGCGGCCTTGCGCCGCGCGCTGCGCATCGCCCAGGCCGAGGAGCTGGTCGACGCCTTGCCGGACGGGGTGAACTGCGTGGTGGGCGAGCGGGGCGATGGTCTGTCCGGCGGCGAGCGGCAGCGGATCGCGATCGCCCGCGCGCTGCTGGCGGACACGCCGGTGCTGGTGCTGGACGAGTGCACCGCCTTCGCCGACAGCCGGACCGAGCAGCGCTTTTTCCGCCAGCTTCGGGAGGAGTGCTCCGGCAAGACCCTGCTGGTGATCGCCCACAGGCTTTACACGATAAGCGACGCCGACCGCATCGTGGTGCTGGACGGCGGCGAGGCGGTCGACGCCGGCCGCCACGACGAGTTGCTGGAGCGCTGCTCCCTCTACCGGGACATGTGGCAGGCGCAGGCGCTGGCGGAGAGCTGGGCCCTGGCCGGGACTGAGGGGGCGGTCGCAATGGAGGACGGTCATGCTTGA
- a CDS encoding salicylate synthase, with amino-acid sequence MEANAATRPNPTAPIRHPTPWPTVPLGRHLHEWARRHGQRTALVDEQRRVSFAELDKRADSLAAGLAELGIGKGDCVLLQLPNGVAFAESLFALLRLGAVPLLAMPAQRIGDLDGLCALAQPKACIVPERFMGFDHYEMAQALRKRHPALRHLITDGEVGIPLSSLGGAARDWSEPAAGDIALLLQSGGTTGTPKLIPRTHADYGYNAQESARLCGLDQDSVYLAALPIAHNFPLACPGLIGTLAMGGRVVFAASPSSDVAFELIERERVTATALVPAMLPLWLQAHEWGMGDLSSLRLLQVGGARLGPELARRVHARLGCTLQQVFGMAEGLLCYTRPDDPEEVVLNTQGRPLSAADEIRIVGPDGRELPDGEAGELQTRGPYTIRGYYRAPAANAAAFTEDGFYRTGDLVRRRPDGNLVVEGRIKELINRAGEKISAAEIESHLRELPSIRDVALIAMADGTLGERSCACLLTDAPPSLRAVHDFLRGRGLPRHKLPDQLLRVAAWPLTAVGKIDKRKLAELAAEPQQDRYQEEALAIRHAPLALAAALARTLDGQTYTVYERGGEWSLGIGVAAEIIVRADAIELVRGESRQRWSANAASFSAVLGEALASLDIAGWRLYGTAEFELSRHFAGLPLDRQDRPLMSLVVPETEIRLRQGLARLRTLRARALPAWIDSVAAADARDAAPDDGCPVAFDLSDDDPAYRRAVATAVEQIRARAYHKVILSRELTVSTPLDLVSTYLSGRSGNQPARSFLLSRPGFACTGFSPETVVEVSADGLVSTQPLAGTRSRGRDADEQARLRTELYHDPKEIAEHASSVKLAADEMARICRVGSIVVREFMNVSLRGSVQHLASRVAGQLAYGCDSWSAFQSLFPAVTASGIPKREAIEAIAALEGRPRGLYSGCVLIADCDGMLDAALVLRSVYRDGQRAWIQAGAGIVEMSTPERELEETREKLASVSHFLIAGGRQP; translated from the coding sequence GTGGAAGCGAATGCCGCAACGCGTCCGAATCCGACGGCGCCGATCCGCCACCCGACCCCATGGCCCACTGTGCCGTTGGGCCGCCATCTACACGAGTGGGCCAGGCGTCACGGCCAACGCACGGCGCTGGTGGACGAGCAACGGCGCGTCAGCTTCGCCGAGCTCGACAAGCGCGCGGACAGCCTGGCCGCCGGCCTGGCGGAGCTGGGCATAGGCAAAGGCGATTGTGTGCTGCTGCAGCTTCCCAACGGGGTGGCCTTCGCCGAATCGCTGTTCGCGCTGCTCCGTCTGGGCGCGGTGCCGCTGCTGGCGATGCCGGCGCAGCGCATCGGCGATCTGGATGGCCTGTGCGCGCTGGCCCAGCCCAAGGCCTGCATCGTGCCCGAGCGCTTCATGGGCTTCGACCACTACGAAATGGCCCAGGCGCTGCGCAAGCGCCACCCCGCCCTCCGCCACCTGATCACCGACGGGGAAGTCGGCATTCCTCTGTCCAGCCTTGGCGGCGCGGCCCGTGACTGGTCGGAGCCTGCGGCCGGCGACATCGCCCTGCTGCTGCAATCGGGCGGCACCACCGGCACGCCCAAGCTGATTCCGCGCACACACGCCGACTATGGCTACAACGCGCAGGAATCGGCCAGGCTGTGCGGCCTGGACCAGGACAGCGTCTATCTGGCGGCGCTGCCTATCGCCCACAATTTCCCGCTGGCCTGCCCCGGCCTGATCGGCACGCTGGCGATGGGCGGCCGGGTGGTGTTCGCCGCCTCGCCGAGCAGCGACGTGGCCTTCGAACTGATAGAGCGAGAACGAGTCACCGCGACCGCGCTGGTGCCGGCGATGCTGCCGCTGTGGCTGCAGGCACACGAATGGGGCATGGGCGATCTGTCCAGCCTGCGGCTGCTGCAGGTCGGCGGCGCCCGGCTCGGACCCGAGCTGGCCCGCCGCGTCCACGCCAGGCTGGGCTGCACGCTGCAGCAGGTCTTCGGCATGGCCGAGGGCCTGCTGTGCTATACCCGGCCGGATGATCCCGAGGAAGTGGTGCTCAACACCCAGGGGCGCCCGCTGTCGGCGGCCGACGAAATCCGCATCGTCGGCCCGGACGGCCGCGAGCTGCCGGACGGCGAGGCCGGCGAATTGCAAACGCGCGGTCCCTACACCATACGCGGCTATTACCGCGCGCCGGCGGCCAACGCGGCCGCCTTCACCGAAGACGGCTTCTACCGCACCGGCGATCTGGTGCGCCGCCGACCCGACGGCAACCTCGTGGTCGAGGGACGGATCAAGGAGCTGATCAACCGCGCCGGCGAAAAAATATCGGCGGCGGAAATCGAGAGCCACCTGCGCGAGCTGCCGTCAATACGCGACGTCGCGCTGATCGCGATGGCCGACGGGACGCTGGGAGAGCGCAGCTGCGCCTGCCTGCTCACCGACGCGCCGCCCAGCTTGCGCGCGGTCCACGACTTCCTGCGCGGCCGCGGCCTACCGCGGCACAAACTGCCCGACCAGCTGCTGCGCGTCGCCGCCTGGCCGCTGACGGCGGTCGGCAAGATAGACAAGCGCAAGCTGGCCGAATTGGCCGCCGAGCCGCAGCAGGACCGCTACCAGGAGGAGGCGCTGGCCATACGCCATGCGCCGCTGGCGCTGGCCGCCGCACTGGCCCGCACGCTGGACGGCCAGACCTACACCGTGTACGAGCGCGGCGGCGAATGGTCGCTGGGCATAGGGGTCGCCGCCGAAATCATCGTCCGCGCCGACGCGATAGAGCTGGTCCGCGGCGAATCGCGCCAACGCTGGTCCGCCAACGCTGCCTCGTTCTCCGCGGTGCTGGGCGAGGCGCTCGCCAGCCTGGACATCGCAGGCTGGCGGCTGTACGGCACCGCCGAATTCGAATTGTCCCGCCACTTCGCCGGCCTGCCGCTGGATAGGCAGGATCGCCCGCTGATGAGCCTGGTCGTCCCGGAAACCGAGATCCGGTTGCGCCAGGGCCTGGCCCGGCTGCGAACGCTGCGCGCGCGCGCGCTGCCGGCCTGGATCGACAGCGTGGCCGCCGCCGACGCCCGGGACGCGGCACCGGACGACGGATGCCCGGTGGCCTTCGACCTGTCGGACGACGATCCGGCCTACCGCCGGGCGGTGGCGACCGCCGTCGAGCAGATCCGCGCCCGCGCCTACCACAAGGTGATCCTGTCCCGCGAATTGACGGTTTCGACCCCGCTGGACCTGGTCTCCACCTATCTGAGCGGGCGCAGCGGCAATCAGCCCGCCCGCTCCTTCCTGCTGTCCCGGCCCGGCTTCGCCTGCACCGGCTTCAGCCCGGAGACCGTGGTCGAGGTGTCGGCCGACGGCCTGGTCTCCACCCAGCCGCTGGCCGGCACGCGCTCGCGCGGCCGTGACGCCGACGAGCAGGCCAGGCTGCGCACCGAGCTCTACCACGATCCCAAGGAAATCGCCGAGCACGCGTCGTCGGTCAAGTTGGCGGCCGACGAAATGGCGCGGATCTGCCGCGTCGGCAGCATCGTCGTGCGCGAATTCATGAATGTGTCGCTGCGTGGCAGTGTCCAGCACCTGGCCTCTCGGGTGGCCGGCCAGCTGGCCTACGGCTGCGACAGCTGGTCCGCCTTCCAGTCGCTGTTTCCGGCCGTGACCGCCTCCGGCATCCCCAAACGCGAGGCCATCGAGGCCATCGCCGCGCTGGAGGGCCGTCCTCGCGGCCTGTACAGCGGCTGCGTGCTGATCGCCGACTGCGACGGCATGTTGGACGCCGCCCTGGTACTGCGCTCGGTCTATCGCGACGGCCAACGCGCCTGGATACAGGCCGGCGCCGGCATCGTCGAAATGTCGACACCCGAACGCGAGCTGGAAGAAACCCGGGAAAAACTCGCCAGCGTCTCCCATTTTCTGATCGCCGGAGGCCGCCAGCCATGA
- a CDS encoding non-ribosomal peptide synthetase, which translates to MSSTANTPLSDREGIRAQIRAQLPDPAVPLSDDTHLIEAGLDSLSLMQLIAAWRRAGARVTFPQLMEQPSLGAWWPLLGAVRAEPAPPPAPETDGDPAAPFALTDVQHAYWIGRGDEQVLGGVGCHAYLELDGADIDPARLRRAWRELLARHGMLRARFDAQGRQSIRPAPADDAVEVFDWRGLSADTLTEALAGVREQRSHRRLDVEAGRNAGLALSLLPGGRARLHFDIDLLVADVQSLQILLRDLARLYRGEALPAAPAAWHFGRHLQRTRAGGAGEETARDYWRQRLDSLPSGPALPLRRAPETISRPRFVRRQALLDAGRWRRLRERAATAQVTPAVTLATAYAEVLARWSANPHFLLNLPLFDRHGEALADVVADFTNLLLLEIDADAASSFEQRAHAVQKQLHRDIAHSAYSAVRALRDLAGRVAAPVVFACNLGMPLLTDEAESALGRLGHMISQTPQVWLDHQVYETADGLLLAWDAVDELFPAGMMDAMFSAYVELLERLADQPDSWLHPAVPALPQTQRVVRDAVNASGKPLPPRALHGPVFEQARLRPDAVALIDAASGQSIRFGELALRARRVAALLLRHGLAPGEAVAVTLPRGPEQAAAVLGVQACGGCYVPVGAGQPLARQRRMHARAGIRLTLTDATHLADYPQGLDIADADALPPWDGPLADDPDASAYVIFTSGSTGEPKGVELSHRAAGNTVDDVNRRCGVGPGDRMLAVSALDFDLSVYDLFGVLGAGGALVLVDEASRRDAGRWLDAIVQYGVTLWNSVPMLLDMLLVVAEERARPLPLRLALVSGDWVGLDLPGRLAARAPNARLLALGGATEAAIWSNVCDATAPIPPHWNRVPYGRPLTAQRFRVVDAAGADCPDWVAGELWIGGAGLARGYRGAPELSAERFIEREDGRWYRTGDLGRYWPDGTLEFLGRRDHQIKLRGHRIELGEIEAALLAQPGVRQAAAWVVGEPPALAAAVAGADPAALASALALLLPDHMVPTRWLTLDALPLTANGKVDRRALAAMPPVSAPAAGEPPRPGIEQDMAAIWRDMLRLDAVSRDDGFFVLGGDSLLATKLIARLDAEGWRAPQPLRQLFIRPRLADFCTIWQRGANQKSEASLSPEPDRLHQPFPLTEVQAAYWMGQSEGLPQHCGTGYLIEFDGAGLDLTRLEQAWRLLWRRHPMLSAVVSSDGQQSIPRAEPDTAIIRHAATADLAAARAAIAAVWQERSSARAGQPHAAHAVPYAGGRCRIGVFFDYLTLDGYSIKLLLAQWKQAFQDPASLPPAPRLAFRDFVVQRRPDAEATAEAEQYWRQRLDALPPAPALPMARETAAPSRSRFVRLSARLDAARWGRFRESARRHGLTASSSLLTAYACILARWSGGVAHSLNLTLFDRPAAHPDIPGLVGDFTTLAPVAFLPDAAASFLELARRSQRETADALQYRAVSSIWVQREKARQTGRQAAALPVVFTSTLGLADDFLDGAPPGFPALADGGLSETPQVSLDHQLYESRGELILAWDLVDGLFPAGLMDAMFSAYVELLERLADQPDSWLHPTAPALPQTQRAVRDAVNASGQPLPPRALHGPVFEQARLRPDAVALIDAASGQSIRFGELALRARRVAALLLRDGLAPGEAVAVTLPRGPEQAAAVLGVLACGGCYVPVGAGQPLARQRRMHARAGIRLTLTDATHFADYPQGLDIADADALPPWDGPLADDPDASAYVIFTSGSTGEPKGVELSHRAAGNTVDDVNRRCGVGPDDRMLAVSALDFDLSVYDLFGVLGAGGALVLVDEASRRDAGRWLDAIVQYGVTLWNSVPMLLDMLLVVAKERARPLPLRLALVSGDWVGLDLPGRLAARAPNARLLALGGATEAAIWSNVCDATAPIPPHWNRVPYGRPLTAQRFRVVDAAGADCPDWVAGELWIGGAGLARGYRGAPELSAERFVEREDGRWYRTGDLGRYWPDGTLEFLGRRDHQIKLRGHRIELGEIEAALLAQPGVRQAAAWVVGEPPALAAAVAGADPAALASALALLLPDHMVPTRWLTLNALPLTANGKVDRRALAAMPFGLEPSERRQAPEGAAERELAEIWRQVLACGPVSRDDDFFIVGGDSLRATRLVETLKQRRMVDGSFSLRSLFSAPTLAAQAALLIQAGAPAAATSVYEEGAI; encoded by the coding sequence ATGAGCTCCACCGCCAATACGCCGCTGTCCGACCGCGAAGGCATACGCGCGCAGATACGGGCCCAGTTGCCCGATCCGGCCGTCCCGCTGTCCGACGACACGCATCTGATCGAGGCCGGACTCGACTCGCTGAGCTTGATGCAGCTGATCGCCGCCTGGCGCCGGGCCGGGGCCAGGGTCACCTTTCCGCAATTGATGGAGCAGCCCAGCCTGGGCGCATGGTGGCCGCTGCTCGGCGCCGTCCGGGCCGAGCCGGCGCCGCCGCCGGCGCCCGAGACCGACGGCGACCCCGCCGCGCCGTTCGCGCTGACCGACGTCCAGCACGCCTACTGGATAGGCCGCGGCGACGAGCAGGTGCTCGGCGGCGTCGGCTGCCACGCCTATCTGGAGCTGGACGGGGCCGACATCGATCCGGCGCGGCTGCGCCGGGCCTGGCGCGAGTTGCTGGCCCGCCACGGCATGCTGCGGGCCCGCTTCGACGCGCAGGGCAGGCAAAGCATACGACCGGCCCCCGCCGACGACGCCGTCGAGGTATTCGACTGGCGCGGCCTGTCGGCCGACACGCTGACCGAGGCGCTGGCCGGCGTGCGGGAACAACGCTCTCACCGCAGGCTGGACGTCGAAGCCGGGCGGAACGCCGGCCTGGCGCTCAGCCTGCTGCCCGGCGGCCGCGCGCGCCTGCATTTCGACATCGACCTGCTGGTGGCCGACGTGCAAAGCCTGCAGATCCTCCTGCGCGACCTGGCTCGGCTCTACCGCGGCGAAGCGCTGCCGGCGGCGCCGGCCGCCTGGCATTTCGGCCGCCATTTGCAACGGACCCGCGCCGGCGGCGCCGGCGAGGAAACGGCCCGCGACTACTGGCGGCAGCGACTGGACAGCCTTCCATCCGGACCGGCGCTGCCGTTGCGCCGCGCGCCGGAGACGATTTCCCGGCCCCGCTTCGTCCGTCGACAGGCCTTGCTGGACGCCGGACGTTGGCGGCGCTTGCGCGAGCGCGCCGCCACGGCGCAAGTGACGCCGGCGGTGACGCTGGCGACCGCCTATGCCGAGGTCCTGGCGCGCTGGAGCGCCAACCCGCACTTCCTGCTGAACCTGCCGTTGTTCGACCGCCACGGCGAGGCGCTCGCCGACGTGGTCGCCGACTTCACCAATCTGCTGTTGCTGGAAATCGACGCCGACGCCGCGTCCAGTTTCGAACAGCGCGCCCACGCGGTGCAAAAACAGCTGCACCGCGACATCGCCCACAGCGCCTATTCAGCGGTCCGGGCGCTACGCGATCTGGCCGGCCGCGTCGCCGCGCCGGTGGTGTTCGCATGCAATCTGGGCATGCCCTTGCTGACCGACGAGGCCGAGTCGGCGCTGGGCCGGTTGGGCCACATGATTTCCCAGACGCCGCAGGTCTGGCTGGACCACCAGGTCTACGAGACCGCCGACGGCCTGCTGCTGGCCTGGGACGCGGTGGACGAGCTGTTCCCGGCCGGCATGATGGACGCGATGTTCTCGGCCTATGTCGAGCTGCTGGAACGGCTGGCCGACCAGCCAGACAGCTGGCTGCATCCCGCCGTTCCGGCCTTGCCCCAGACCCAGCGCGTCGTCCGCGACGCCGTCAACGCCAGCGGCAAGCCGCTGCCGCCGCGCGCGCTACACGGCCCGGTCTTCGAACAAGCCCGGCTGCGGCCCGACGCCGTCGCGCTGATCGACGCCGCCTCCGGTCAATCCATCCGTTTCGGCGAACTCGCGCTGCGCGCCCGTCGCGTCGCCGCCCTGCTGCTCCGCCACGGCCTCGCCCCCGGCGAAGCCGTCGCGGTGACCCTGCCGCGCGGACCGGAACAGGCCGCCGCCGTACTCGGCGTGCAGGCCTGCGGCGGCTGCTACGTTCCGGTCGGCGCCGGCCAGCCGCTGGCCCGCCAGCGGCGGATGCACGCCCGCGCCGGCATCCGGCTGACGCTGACCGACGCGACACACCTCGCCGACTACCCGCAGGGCCTGGACATCGCCGACGCCGACGCGCTGCCGCCATGGGACGGCCCGCTGGCCGACGATCCCGACGCCAGCGCCTATGTGATCTTCACCTCCGGCTCCACCGGCGAACCGAAGGGCGTCGAGCTCAGCCACCGCGCCGCCGGCAACACCGTCGACGACGTCAACCGCCGCTGCGGCGTCGGCCCCGGCGACCGGATGCTGGCGGTGTCCGCGCTGGACTTCGACCTGTCGGTCTATGACCTGTTCGGCGTGCTCGGCGCCGGCGGCGCGCTGGTCCTGGTCGACGAAGCCTCGCGCCGCGACGCCGGCCGCTGGCTGGACGCGATCGTTCAATACGGCGTCACGCTGTGGAACAGCGTGCCGATGCTGCTGGACATGCTGCTGGTGGTGGCCGAGGAGAGAGCCCGGCCGCTGCCGCTGCGGCTGGCGCTGGTCTCCGGCGACTGGGTCGGCCTGGACCTGCCCGGCCGGCTGGCCGCCCGCGCGCCCAACGCCCGGTTGCTGGCGCTGGGCGGCGCCACCGAAGCCGCGATCTGGTCCAATGTCTGCGACGCCACCGCGCCGATTCCGCCGCACTGGAACCGCGTGCCCTACGGCCGCCCGCTGACCGCCCAGCGCTTCCGCGTCGTCGACGCCGCCGGCGCCGACTGCCCGGACTGGGTCGCCGGCGAATTGTGGATAGGCGGCGCCGGCCTCGCCCGCGGCTACCGCGGCGCGCCGGAATTGAGCGCCGAGCGCTTCATCGAGCGTGAGGACGGCCGCTGGTACCGCACCGGCGATCTCGGCCGTTACTGGCCCGACGGCACGCTGGAGTTTCTCGGCCGCCGCGATCATCAGATCAAGCTGCGCGGCCACCGCATCGAGCTGGGCGAGATCGAGGCCGCGCTGCTGGCCCAGCCCGGCGTGCGCCAGGCGGCGGCCTGGGTGGTCGGCGAACCGCCGGCGCTGGCCGCCGCGGTGGCCGGCGCCGATCCGGCCGCGCTGGCCTCGGCGCTGGCCTTGCTGCTGCCTGACCATATGGTGCCGACGCGCTGGCTGACGCTGGATGCGCTGCCCTTGACCGCCAACGGCAAGGTCGACCGCCGGGCGCTGGCGGCGATGCCGCCGGTTTCCGCGCCGGCCGCCGGCGAGCCGCCCAGGCCGGGCATCGAACAGGACATGGCCGCCATCTGGCGCGACATGCTGAGGCTGGATGCGGTGTCTCGCGACGACGGCTTCTTCGTTCTCGGCGGCGACAGCCTGCTGGCCACCAAATTGATCGCCAGGCTGGACGCAGAAGGATGGCGGGCGCCGCAGCCGTTGCGGCAGCTGTTCATCCGGCCGCGGCTGGCCGATTTCTGCACGATCTGGCAGCGCGGCGCGAACCAAAAGTCCGAGGCGTCGCTGTCGCCGGAACCGGACCGCCTGCATCAACCGTTCCCGCTGACCGAGGTGCAGGCCGCCTACTGGATGGGGCAGTCCGAAGGGCTGCCGCAGCATTGCGGCACCGGCTATCTGATCGAATTCGACGGCGCCGGCCTGGACCTGACACGGCTGGAGCAAGCCTGGCGGTTGCTGTGGCGCCGCCACCCCATGCTGAGCGCCGTCGTCTCGTCCGACGGACAGCAGTCCATACCACGCGCCGAGCCAGACACCGCCATCATCAGGCACGCCGCGACCGCGGACCTGGCGGCGGCTCGCGCCGCCATCGCCGCGGTCTGGCAAGAACGAAGCTCGGCGCGCGCCGGGCAGCCCCACGCGGCGCACGCCGTGCCCTATGCCGGCGGCCGTTGCCGCATCGGCGTGTTCTTCGACTATCTGACGCTGGACGGCTACAGCATCAAGCTGCTGCTGGCACAATGGAAACAGGCCTTCCAGGACCCCGCCTCGCTGCCGCCGGCGCCCCGTCTGGCCTTCCGCGACTTCGTCGTCCAGCGACGGCCAGACGCCGAGGCGACGGCCGAGGCCGAGCAGTATTGGCGGCAAAGGCTGGACGCGCTGCCGCCGGCGCCGGCGTTGCCGATGGCGCGGGAGACGGCCGCCCCGTCCCGCTCCCGCTTCGTCCGCCTGTCGGCCCGGCTGGACGCGGCGCGCTGGGGCCGCTTCCGCGAATCGGCGCGTCGCCACGGCCTGACGGCCTCGTCCAGCCTTCTGACTGCCTATGCCTGCATACTGGCGCGCTGGAGCGGAGGCGTGGCCCATTCGCTGAACCTGACCCTATTCGACCGCCCGGCCGCGCATCCGGACATTCCCGGCCTGGTCGGCGACTTCACCACGCTGGCGCCGGTGGCCTTCCTGCCGGACGCGGCGGCGAGCTTTCTCGAGTTGGCGCGTCGATCGCAGCGGGAAACCGCAGACGCGCTGCAATACCGCGCCGTGTCGTCAATCTGGGTGCAGCGCGAGAAGGCGCGGCAGACCGGACGGCAGGCCGCCGCGCTGCCGGTGGTATTCACCAGCACGCTGGGCCTGGCCGACGATTTCCTCGACGGCGCGCCGCCGGGCTTCCCGGCGCTGGCCGACGGCGGGCTGTCGGAAACGCCGCAGGTCTCGCTGGATCATCAATTGTACGAATCTCGCGGCGAGCTAATCCTCGCCTGGGACTTGGTCGACGGTCTGTTCCCGGCCGGCCTGATGGACGCGATGTTCTCGGCCTATGTCGAGCTGCTGGAACGGCTGGCCGACCAGCCAGACAGCTGGCTGCATCCCACCGCTCCGGCCCTGCCCCAGACCCAGCGCGCCGTCCGCGACGCCGTCAACGCCAGCGGCCAGCCGCTGCCGCCGCGCGCGCTACACGGCCCGGTCTTCGAACAAGCCCGGCTGCGGCCCGACGCCGTCGCGCTGATCGACGCCGCCTCCGGTCAATCCATCCGCTTCGGCGAACTCGCGCTGCGCGCCCGTCGCGTCGCCGCCCTGCTGCTCCGCGACGGCCTCGCCCCCGGCGAAGCCGTCGCGGTGACCCTGCCGCGCGGACCGGAACAGGCCGCCGCCGTACTCGGCGTGCTGGCCTGCGGCGGCTGCTACGTTCCGGTCGGCGCCGGCCAGCCGCTGGCCCGCCAGCGGCGGATGCACGCCCGCGCCGGCATCCGGCTGACGCTGACCGACGCGACACACTTCGCCGACTACCCGCAGGGCCTGGACATCGCCGACGCCGACGCGCTGCCGCCATGGGACGGCCCGCTGGCCGACGATCCCGACGCCAGCGCCTATGTGATCTTCACCTCCGGCTCCACCGGCGAACCGAAGGGCGTCGAGCTCAGCCACCGCGCCGCCGGCAACACCGTCGACGACGTCAACCGCCGCTGCGGCGTCGGCCCCGACGACCGGATGCTGGCGGTGTCCGCGCTGGACTTCGACCTGTCGGTCTATGACCTGTTCGGCGTGCTCGGCGCCGGCGGCGCGCTGGTCCTGGTCGACGAGGCCTCGCGCCGCGACGCCGGCCGCTGGCTGGACGCGATCGTTCAATACGGCGTCACGCTGTGGAACAGCGTGCCGATGCTGCTGGACATGCTGCTGGTGGTGGCCAAGGAGAGAGCCCGGCCGCTGCCGCTTCGACTGGCGCTGGTCTCCGGCGACTGGGTCGGCCTGGACCTGCCCGGCCGGCTGGCCGCCCGCGCGCCCAACGCCCGGCTGCTGGCGCTGGGCGGCGCCACCGAAGCCGCGATCTGGTCCAATGTCTGCGACGCCACCGCGCCGATTCCGCCGCACTGGAACCGCGTGCCCTACGGCCGCCCGCTGACCGCCCAGCGCTTCCGCGTCGTCGACGCCGCCGGCGCCGACTGCCCGGACTGGGTCGCCGGCGAATTGTGGATAGGCGGCGCCGGCCTCGCCCGCGGCTACCGCGGCGCGCCGGAATTGAGCGCCGAGCGCTTCGTCGAGCGTGAGGACGGCCGCTGGTACCGCACCGGCGATCTCGGCCGTTACTGGCCCGACGGCACGCTGGAGTTTCTCGGCCGCCGCGATCATCAGATCAAGCTGCGCGGCCACCGCATCGAGCTGGGCGAGATCGAGGCCGCGCTGCTGGCCCAGCCCGGCGTGCGCCAGGCGGCGGCCTGGGTGGTCGGCGAACCGCCGGCGCTGGCCGCCGCGGTGGCCGGCGCCGATCCGGCCGCGCTGGCCTCGGCGCTGGCCCTGCTGCTGCCTGACCATATGGTGCCGACGCGCTGGCTGACGCTGAACGCGCTGCCCTTGACCGCCAACGGCAAGGTCGACCGCCGGGCGCTGGCGGCGATGCCCTTCGGCCTGGAACCGTCCGAGCGGCGGCAGGCGCCGGAAGGCGCGGCCGAACGCGAGCTGGCCGAAATCTGGCGCCAGGTCCTGGCCTGCGGCCCGGTGTCGCGCGACGACGATTTCTTCATCGTCGGCGGCGACAGCCTGCGCGCCACCCGGCTGGTCGAGACCCTGAAGCAACGCCGGATGGTCGACGGCTCGTTCTCGCTGCGCAGCCTGTTCTCCGCCCCCACGCTGGCCGCCCAGGCGGCCCTGCTCATCCAGGCCGGCGCCCCCGCCGCCGCGACCTCCGTCTACGAAGAAGGTGCGATATGA